One genomic window of Methanosarcina acetivorans C2A includes the following:
- a CDS encoding FmdE family protein — translation MAADRFKDRSEDEELVAVVENRSCAVDAIQAINGCTCGKGNLIFKEHGKHVYTFFKRGDKKALRISMNPDAFPQDNRHTALFAKLRAGAASPEEAEEFRVSHAAKSQRILEMPEEELFFVSEVEIEPPEKAIIYPTIICSKCGEGFMEPLGRVKNGEIVCIPCFEAKNE, via the coding sequence CTGGCTGCCGACCGTTTCAAGGACAGGAGCGAAGACGAAGAGCTCGTTGCAGTCGTGGAAAACAGGTCGTGTGCAGTGGATGCGATTCAGGCGATCAATGGCTGCACCTGCGGGAAAGGGAATCTCATCTTTAAAGAACACGGAAAGCATGTATATACTTTTTTCAAGAGAGGGGACAAAAAAGCCCTCCGAATTTCCATGAACCCAGATGCCTTCCCCCAGGACAACAGACACACGGCACTCTTCGCAAAACTGAGAGCAGGCGCTGCAAGCCCTGAAGAAGCAGAGGAATTCAGGGTTTCCCACGCAGCAAAAAGCCAGAGAATTCTGGAAATGCCTGAAGAGGAACTTTTCTTCGTGAGTGAAGTGGAAATCGAGCCCCCGGAAAAAGCCATAATCTATCCTACCATTATATGCAGCAAATGCGGAGAAGGCTTTATGGAGCCCCTTGGAAGGGTGAAAAACGGAGAAATAGTCTGTATTCCCTGTTTTGAGGCAAAAAATGAATGA
- a CDS encoding helix-turn-helix transcriptional regulator, producing the protein MNSQLLELIFFSEKRKDILLFLKEGPKTTEEIKKYLNTSAVAVLPQLKKLRDDSLVFKAEDVYSLSPLGIAVAGRMQAMVSLLNVFGKNYEYWSKHAVECIPLSLRNRIGDLENCTFSEPPDWTHLFEPHKEFVEKLSVSRRIRGIASIFHPLYPYLFLSFAAKGADISLLVTRTVYGRVIEEYQTELREFLKLSNSSFYVCDEKIDFSHVVTDRFLSLTLPFSDGTFDHKQDVLCFDPAGLQWGEDLFAYYRDRSEEIIGV; encoded by the coding sequence ATGAACAGTCAGCTTCTTGAATTAATTTTCTTCTCTGAGAAAAGAAAAGATATTCTTTTATTCTTGAAAGAGGGGCCAAAAACTACCGAAGAAATAAAAAAATATCTGAATACCAGTGCGGTAGCTGTACTTCCTCAACTAAAAAAATTAAGGGATGATTCTCTTGTATTCAAGGCAGAAGACGTTTACAGCCTGTCTCCTCTTGGCATAGCTGTAGCTGGCAGAATGCAGGCAATGGTAAGTTTATTAAATGTTTTTGGTAAGAACTACGAATACTGGTCAAAACATGCAGTTGAGTGTATCCCACTCTCCTTAAGGAACAGGATTGGAGATCTGGAAAACTGCACATTTTCCGAACCTCCTGACTGGACCCATCTCTTTGAACCTCATAAGGAATTTGTGGAAAAACTTTCAGTATCAAGAAGGATCAGGGGTATTGCTTCTATTTTTCATCCACTTTACCCGTATCTTTTTCTCTCTTTCGCAGCAAAGGGGGCGGATATTTCTCTTCTTGTTACCCGTACGGTTTACGGGAGAGTAATAGAGGAATATCAAACTGAATTAAGAGAATTTCTAAAGTTGTCTAATTCCAGTTTCTATGTATGTGACGAAAAAATAGATTTTTCTCATGTTGTTACTGACAGGTTCCTCTCTCTAACACTTCCTTTTTCAGACGGCACTTTTGACCATAAACAGGATGTTCTGTGCTTCGATCCCGCTGGTCTTCAGTGGGGAGAAGATCTTTTTGCTTACTACAGGGACAGGTCCGAAGAAATAATCGGGGTTTGA
- a CDS encoding ribose 1,5-bisphosphate isomerase yields MEKVQETAEKIRTMEVRGAGRIAKAAAEAIRDYAAGLEVASMEEFATSIQEVSSFLISTRPTAVSLPNAVKLASRYSSGNVEEARQEIITNANLFIKRADRALEKIGKIGSRRIQDGDVIMTHCNSHAALSIITTAFDTGKDISVIATESRPRRQGLLTIRHLNDFSIPTTLIVDSAVRYYMKGVDKVIVGADAIAANGALVNKIGTSQLALAAHEARKSFMVAAETFKFSPSTIVGNPIEIEERAADEVVAPSVLADLPHVQVRNPAFDFTPAEYIDMIVTDIGIIPPAMAYTVIKEHLGWEFEEI; encoded by the coding sequence ATGGAAAAAGTTCAGGAAACCGCAGAAAAGATCCGGACAATGGAAGTCCGGGGTGCAGGCAGGATTGCAAAAGCAGCCGCTGAAGCCATCAGGGATTACGCTGCAGGGCTGGAGGTCGCTTCAATGGAGGAGTTTGCAACCAGCATCCAGGAAGTTTCGAGTTTTCTTATCAGTACCCGCCCAACAGCTGTTTCCCTTCCGAACGCCGTAAAACTTGCTTCAAGGTATTCTTCGGGAAATGTGGAAGAAGCAAGACAGGAAATCATCACAAATGCAAACCTTTTTATTAAAAGAGCAGACCGCGCACTTGAAAAAATCGGAAAAATAGGGTCGAGAAGAATTCAGGACGGAGACGTTATTATGACCCACTGCAACTCGCATGCTGCTCTTTCCATAATCACCACGGCCTTTGATACCGGAAAGGATATTTCAGTTATCGCTACCGAAAGCCGCCCGCGGCGTCAGGGCTTATTGACGATCCGGCACCTTAACGATTTTAGCATCCCAACAACCCTGATCGTGGACTCTGCCGTACGTTACTACATGAAAGGCGTGGACAAAGTTATCGTTGGGGCGGACGCAATTGCAGCCAACGGGGCTCTTGTAAACAAGATAGGGACTTCTCAGCTCGCTCTTGCCGCCCACGAAGCCAGAAAAAGTTTTATGGTAGCTGCCGAAACTTTCAAGTTCAGCCCGAGCACCATTGTGGGAAACCCGATAGAAATCGAAGAAAGGGCTGCAGACGAAGTAGTCGCCCCTTCCGTCCTTGCAGATCTCCCTCACGTACAGGTAAGAAATCCGGCTTTTGACTTCACCCCTGCAGAATACATCGATATGATCGTAACAGATATTGGAATCATCCCGCCTGCGATGGCATATACCGTCATAAAAGAGCACCTGGGCTGGGAGTTTGAAGAGATCTAG
- a CDS encoding DUF7557 family protein — MAATTTICLEPEVKELLNGLKIHPQESYNSVVKRLATNAYDWEPLSEESIKQIEEGLRDYREGKFFTHEEVWGEIEKERRGRTGKTKVEECTE; from the coding sequence ATGGCAGCCACAACTACAATTTGTCTTGAACCTGAAGTAAAAGAGTTACTTAATGGATTGAAGATCCATCCGCAGGAATCTTATAACTCTGTCGTGAAACGATTGGCTACCAATGCTTATGACTGGGAGCCGCTGAGTGAAGAGTCAATCAAACAAATCGAAGAAGGACTGCGTGATTATAGAGAAGGCAAGTTTTTTACTCATGAAGAAGTCTGGGGAGAAATCGAAAAAGAAAGAAGAGGAAGGACCGGGAAAACAAAGGTTGAAGAATGTACCGAATAA
- a CDS encoding ABC transporter ATP-binding protein has protein sequence MSAEKSGNNGQNNGQKIIMQVENLSKTYMQGKIPVHALRCACITVRKGEFLAIMGPSGSGKSTLLALIGTLEKATDGKVILEGTDLTSVPEKLLPSVRREKIGFIFQHYNLIPTLSALENVELAMRFSRVPKKERKERAKTLLEDLGLGDRLNHKPTELSGGEQQRVSIARALANKPALILADEPTGEVDSKTRDSIVRVFKELSQKGQTILVVTHDPEVAKECSRVLRITDGTIKDY, from the coding sequence ATGTCGGCAGAAAAATCCGGAAATAATGGACAGAACAACGGACAAAAAATCATCATGCAGGTTGAAAACCTCTCCAAGACCTATATGCAGGGGAAAATTCCTGTCCATGCCCTTCGCTGTGCCTGTATAACCGTAAGGAAAGGAGAGTTTCTTGCTATCATGGGACCTTCTGGATCAGGGAAATCAACTCTTCTCGCCCTGATAGGTACCCTTGAAAAAGCCACGGACGGGAAAGTCATTCTTGAAGGGACAGACCTTACCTCAGTTCCGGAAAAGCTGCTTCCGAGCGTGAGAAGAGAGAAAATCGGCTTTATTTTCCAGCACTACAACCTGATCCCTACACTTTCTGCCCTTGAGAATGTGGAACTTGCAATGCGCTTTTCGAGGGTGCCAAAAAAAGAGAGGAAGGAAAGAGCAAAAACCCTGCTTGAAGACCTGGGCCTGGGAGACCGCCTGAACCATAAACCCACCGAGCTGTCCGGGGGAGAGCAGCAAAGGGTTTCTATTGCAAGGGCACTTGCGAATAAACCTGCCCTGATCCTTGCAGACGAGCCGACAGGAGAGGTGGACAGCAAAACCCGAGATTCTATTGTGCGGGTTTTCAAGGAATTAAGCCAGAAGGGACAGACAATTCTTGTAGTAACTCACGACCCTGAAGTTGCAAAGGAATGTTCAAGAGTGCTCAGGATTACGGATGGAACGATTAAAGATTATTAG
- a CDS encoding ABC transporter permease, with translation MFDLIIRNITNRKVRSALTICGIALGIFAVIVMGAMSENFHQTFERSMSVTSDKIRVFAESGVFGGGLTDDKVSDVLRVAGVKDAYGLLMTTFDEDKMGMTGKQILGVPPEKSSVALNPVELKAGRFLNPGDSYSVVVGNNIKREYELEMGSKFEIHDKYFTVVGILDYTGSIFDNAVIIPLETAQDLYSVGNSVSYIFAVPDERVDAEMLSKRIELSVKGTSTLSPGELEVQARQSFMIFSVITISSGLLAAIIGGLCVMNTMLMSVAERTREFGILKAIGAETRDILLLTLGEASFMGLLGGILGIIVGVGAVQIMNAWLETTRIVLFLITPRLLVISMLFALLIGALSGLYPAYRASKMSPMEALKHA, from the coding sequence ATGTTTGACCTGATCATCCGAAACATAACGAACAGGAAAGTCCGGAGCGCACTGACAATCTGCGGGATAGCCCTCGGGATTTTTGCTGTTATAGTTATGGGCGCAATGTCCGAGAATTTCCACCAGACTTTTGAGCGTTCCATGAGTGTAACCAGCGATAAGATCCGGGTTTTTGCCGAAAGCGGGGTCTTCGGAGGAGGGCTCACGGACGATAAGGTAAGCGATGTGCTTCGAGTAGCCGGGGTAAAAGATGCCTACGGGCTTTTAATGACCACCTTTGATGAGGACAAGATGGGAATGACCGGAAAGCAAATCCTCGGTGTCCCTCCTGAAAAGTCCAGCGTTGCCCTTAACCCGGTGGAGCTGAAAGCAGGCCGCTTCCTCAATCCCGGGGATTCCTACAGTGTGGTCGTCGGGAACAACATCAAAAGAGAATACGAACTAGAAATGGGCAGCAAATTCGAAATTCATGATAAATATTTTACCGTGGTTGGGATCCTTGATTATACGGGCTCGATCTTTGACAACGCCGTTATAATCCCCCTTGAAACTGCCCAGGACCTTTACAGCGTGGGAAATTCCGTATCCTACATCTTTGCCGTGCCTGATGAGCGAGTGGATGCAGAGATGCTCTCCAAACGCATCGAGTTAAGCGTAAAAGGCACAAGTACCCTTTCTCCGGGAGAACTTGAGGTGCAGGCAAGACAGTCCTTTATGATTTTCAGCGTGATAACGATCAGCTCAGGGCTCCTTGCAGCAATCATAGGCGGGCTCTGCGTGATGAATACGATGCTAATGTCCGTTGCCGAGAGAACAAGGGAATTCGGAATTTTAAAGGCCATTGGCGCAGAAACCCGGGACATCCTGCTCCTTACCCTTGGAGAAGCTTCATTCATGGGGCTTTTAGGGGGAATCCTTGGAATTATAGTTGGGGTCGGGGCTGTCCAGATCATGAATGCCTGGCTTGAAACGACAAGGATTGTGCTTTTCCTGATAACCCCCAGACTTCTTGTAATTTCCATGCTTTTTGCCTTGCTGATAGGGGCTCTTTCGGGGCTTTATCCGGCTTACAGGGCTTCGAAGATGAGTCCAATGGAGGCTTTGAAGCATGCGTGA
- a CDS encoding TetR/AcrR family transcriptional regulator, which translates to MKEQIKDKNTAIMDAALKLFTERGFHGTSTAQISKDAGVATGTLFNYFPTKEDLINSLYFEVKGELSQAMGKDIEAEGTFQDKLRKIWSNLVKWGVDNPEEFLFVGQFCSSPYITKFTRDEVMKEYVFLHKLVDEGIKTEEIRDFSAELVIAMFYQGSRAVVNFILDSDPSLDENKIIEDGFQIIWRGLAKN; encoded by the coding sequence ATGAAAGAACAGATCAAAGACAAAAATACAGCAATTATGGATGCTGCCCTGAAGCTCTTCACCGAAAGAGGTTTTCATGGCACCTCAACCGCACAAATCTCAAAAGACGCAGGTGTAGCCACAGGCACCCTTTTTAATTACTTTCCCACAAAGGAAGACCTTATAAACAGCCTATATTTTGAGGTTAAAGGAGAGTTAAGCCAGGCTATGGGGAAGGATATCGAAGCTGAGGGTACCTTTCAGGATAAATTAAGAAAAATATGGTCAAATTTAGTCAAATGGGGAGTAGATAATCCGGAAGAATTCCTTTTTGTCGGTCAGTTCTGCTCATCCCCCTATATCACAAAGTTTACGCGGGATGAAGTGATGAAAGAGTATGTCTTCCTCCATAAGCTTGTGGATGAAGGAATAAAAACGGAAGAGATCAGAGACTTTTCTGCGGAGCTGGTCATTGCAATGTTTTATCAGGGTAGCAGGGCGGTAGTGAATTTTATCCTTGATTCAGATCCATCTCTTGATGAAAACAAGATTATAGAAGATGGATTCCAGATTATCTGGAGAGGGCTGGCTAAGAATTAA
- a CDS encoding GNAT family N-acetyltransferase — protein sequence MINVEYIEGAQESLSLIEPLWQSLIIYHKNKSKHFEDTYENKRFQDRVNELTDDSKVAMRVNLVKDKDTGQYIGYCISTINTEMIGEIDSLYVEKEYRKHGIGSQLMENALEWLDKNKVKSKIVAVGGENENVIDFYNHYGFHVRKIILAQVSN from the coding sequence ATGATTAATGTTGAATATATAGAAGGCGCACAGGAATCACTATCTTTAATAGAACCTTTATGGCAGAGTCTTATAATCTACCACAAAAATAAATCGAAACATTTTGAAGATACTTATGAGAATAAAAGATTTCAAGATAGAGTTAACGAATTAACAGATGATTCAAAAGTGGCTATGAGAGTTAACTTAGTAAAAGATAAAGATACAGGACAATATATTGGATACTGCATTAGCACAATTAATACAGAAATGATAGGGGAAATAGACTCACTGTATGTGGAAAAAGAATATCGCAAACATGGAATTGGAAGTCAATTGATGGAAAATGCCCTGGAATGGCTGGATAAAAATAAGGTAAAATCAAAAATAGTCGCTGTAGGAGGTGAAAATGAAAACGTAATTGATTTTTATAATCACTATGGTTTCCATGTACGAAAAATAATCTTAGCACAAGTTTCGAATTGA
- a CDS encoding DUF362 domain-containing protein, whose protein sequence is MKRHFAILLASLLMFFLIAGCVTNESNNTKSNISENVSEPSIVDSVSGEESQAMAAPESVADGAPQVYMTTDISPEGLMAVYEALGRNVTGNVAVKISTGEPGGHNYLSPDLIKDLVQSVNGTIVECNTAYGGRRAETAMHKQVMIDHGFTAIAPTDIMDEEGEISLSVPVGQHLDEFIVGSHFENYDSWLILSHFKGHAMGGFGGALKNVAIGIASPNGKSYVHTAGRTNVVEQMWAEISETPQDEFLESMAEANGAFMNEVGDNVVYINVLNRLSVDCDCDSSPAEPTMADIGIMASLDPVALDQASVDQIYAAPNGQDLIERMESRNGTHILDYADGLGLGSQEYELVMLDA, encoded by the coding sequence ATGAAAAGACATTTTGCTATTCTGTTAGCTTCCCTCCTGATGTTTTTCCTGATTGCAGGATGCGTCACGAATGAAAGCAATAACACCAAAAGTAACATCTCAGAGAATGTTTCTGAACCATCGATAGTAGATAGCGTTTCTGGTGAGGAGTCTCAAGCGATGGCTGCTCCGGAAAGCGTAGCGGATGGGGCACCACAAGTCTATATGACTACTGATATCAGTCCGGAAGGGCTAATGGCTGTTTACGAAGCACTGGGCCGTAATGTTACCGGAAATGTAGCGGTAAAAATCAGTACGGGCGAGCCTGGAGGTCACAACTATCTTTCGCCTGATCTGATTAAAGATCTGGTACAGTCGGTGAATGGAACAATTGTTGAATGTAATACGGCTTACGGTGGCCGCCGTGCTGAAACAGCAATGCATAAACAAGTTATGATTGATCATGGGTTTACTGCAATCGCTCCAACAGATATTATGGATGAAGAAGGTGAGATTTCTCTTTCAGTTCCAGTTGGACAACATCTTGATGAGTTTATTGTAGGTTCTCATTTTGAAAATTATGATTCATGGCTTATTCTTTCTCATTTCAAAGGTCATGCAATGGGTGGTTTTGGTGGTGCATTAAAGAATGTTGCTATTGGAATCGCCTCTCCTAATGGAAAATCCTATGTCCATACAGCTGGAAGAACTAATGTTGTCGAGCAAATGTGGGCTGAAATCTCAGAAACTCCTCAAGATGAGTTCTTAGAATCTATGGCAGAGGCTAATGGAGCCTTTATGAATGAAGTAGGAGACAATGTAGTTTACATAAATGTTTTAAATAGATTATCTGTAGACTGTGATTGTGACTCAAGTCCTGCTGAGCCTACAATGGCTGATATTGGAATTATGGCATCTTTAGACCCTGTTGCATTAGATCAAGCAAGTGTTGACCAGATTTATGCAGCTCCTAATGGACAGGATCTTATCGAGCGCATGGAATCAAGAAATGGTACGCATATCCTTGATTATGCCGATGGGCTTGGTCTGGGTAGTCAGGAGTATGAATTGGTGATGCTGGATGCTTGA
- the larC gene encoding nickel insertion protein, translating into MANIDNITCDQVPYLIEELMELGAKNVHVIPAFTKKGRPEYIFLIDGEEETLDSLAEFMALETGTLGVRLLKTEHYPFNYELRKLCLSFRDENDLPLWEGEIDLKIVIGKDQKPLSARVEYEELKELAGRVREAGLKLSMYEIKELIEERALKGIKDFTINFNDSGPGLDNEPLSPVSKKLYCEDKTKTCFRN; encoded by the coding sequence ATGGCTAACATTGATAATATCACCTGCGATCAGGTCCCTTATCTGATCGAAGAACTTATGGAACTTGGAGCTAAAAACGTACATGTAATACCTGCCTTTACAAAGAAGGGCAGGCCTGAGTATATTTTCCTTATTGACGGTGAGGAAGAAACTCTTGATTCCCTTGCCGAGTTCATGGCCCTGGAAACCGGTACTCTCGGAGTCAGGCTTTTGAAGACCGAGCATTACCCCTTTAACTACGAGCTGAGGAAGCTTTGCCTTTCTTTCAGGGACGAAAATGACCTGCCTCTCTGGGAAGGGGAAATTGATCTAAAAATAGTTATAGGAAAAGATCAAAAGCCCCTTTCTGCCCGGGTGGAGTACGAAGAACTTAAGGAACTGGCAGGCCGGGTAAGGGAAGCGGGCCTGAAGCTTTCCATGTACGAAATCAAGGAATTGATTGAAGAAAGGGCCCTGAAAGGCATAAAGGACTTTACTATCAATTTCAATGACAGTGGTCCTGGACTGGATAACGAGCCTCTGTCCCCTGTTTCGAAAAAACTGTACTGTGAAGATAAGACAAAAACCTGCTTCAGGAATTGA
- the tsaA gene encoding tRNA (N6-threonylcarbamoyladenosine(37)-N6)-methyltransferase TrmO produces MNESAEPIPEKVEFTPIGYVENDYLEPGHNEEIYGKVSKIILRKDLEDGLYRVDELEKLYILFYFSKSKGYKLIHRRHYDGEMSGVFASRSPFRPNGIGLTIVEFLKVEGNVLYVKGLDAINGTPVLDIKPYIKKLEEKTEESKD; encoded by the coding sequence ATGAATGAAAGTGCAGAGCCAATCCCCGAAAAAGTCGAATTTACCCCCATAGGCTATGTTGAGAATGATTACCTTGAGCCCGGGCATAACGAAGAGATCTACGGAAAGGTTTCAAAAATTATCCTCAGAAAAGACCTGGAAGACGGGCTTTACAGGGTAGACGAACTTGAAAAACTGTATATTCTCTTTTATTTCAGCAAATCAAAAGGGTATAAACTGATCCACCGCCGCCATTATGACGGGGAGATGTCCGGGGTTTTTGCCAGCAGAAGCCCATTCCGCCCGAATGGGATAGGACTGACCATCGTAGAGTTCTTAAAAGTAGAAGGCAACGTGCTCTACGTAAAGGGCCTGGATGCCATCAACGGGACCCCTGTACTGGATATAAAACCCTATATAAAAAAGCTTGAAGAAAAAACAGAAGAAAGTAAAGACTGA
- the pyrH gene encoding UMP kinase translates to MLIVLSLGGSILAKNLDSDRFLKYANVLRDISKKHTLLVITGGGEAARNYIGAARAMGADEVTCDYIGIDITRLNARLLIAALGPDGYPEIPTNYLEASKAINSGKVVVMGGVTPGQTTDAVAAILAEYLRADLLTIATSIDGVYSSDPNCDPSAVKYDKISPEKLINIVMAIEMKAGSKSPVDPVAAKIIERCKLDALVMDARDPSLLGEILGEEVAKKSPVSCGTWITARK, encoded by the coding sequence ATGCTCATAGTACTCTCATTAGGCGGTTCAATTCTCGCAAAAAACCTTGATTCGGATCGTTTTTTAAAATATGCAAATGTTCTGCGCGACATATCCAAAAAACATACACTGCTCGTAATAACTGGCGGTGGGGAAGCGGCACGGAACTATATCGGTGCTGCAAGGGCTATGGGAGCAGATGAAGTAACCTGCGATTACATAGGCATCGATATCACTCGTCTGAACGCAAGACTGCTTATTGCAGCTCTCGGGCCCGACGGATACCCTGAAATTCCCACAAACTATCTTGAAGCTTCAAAAGCCATAAACTCAGGAAAAGTCGTGGTAATGGGAGGAGTTACCCCCGGTCAGACCACGGACGCCGTAGCTGCAATCCTTGCCGAGTATCTGCGGGCAGACCTCCTGACAATTGCAACCTCAATTGACGGAGTTTATTCTTCTGACCCGAACTGCGACCCGAGTGCGGTCAAATACGATAAGATCTCTCCTGAAAAGCTCATAAACATAGTAATGGCAATTGAGATGAAGGCGGGCTCCAAGTCCCCTGTAGACCCGGTAGCTGCAAAGATCATCGAACGTTGCAAGCTCGACGCCCTAGTTATGGACGCCCGGGACCCTTCCCTGCTTGGAGAAATTCTGGGTGAAGAGGTAGCCAAGAAATCTCCGGTTTCCTGCGGGACCTGGATTACGGCAAGAAAATAA
- a CDS encoding type II toxin-antitoxin system RelE family toxin → MYRIIYSPAAKRDLKRLPADVQDRVHDALEEIADDPYAHVKKLKTPYNSPIFAYRVGKYRVIMSIHDFELIILVLEVGDRKNIYRKF, encoded by the coding sequence ATGTACCGAATAATTTATTCTCCTGCAGCTAAAAGAGACTTGAAGAGGTTGCCTGCAGATGTTCAGGATCGCGTGCACGATGCTCTTGAAGAGATAGCAGATGATCCTTATGCGCATGTCAAGAAGTTAAAAACTCCTTATAATTCTCCTATTTTTGCTTATAGAGTCGGCAAGTACCGGGTAATTATGTCGATCCATGATTTTGAACTGATAATCCTGGTTCTCGAAGTCGGAGACCGGAAAAATATCTATAGAAAATTCTGA